One Phoenix dactylifera cultivar Barhee BC4 chromosome 8, palm_55x_up_171113_PBpolish2nd_filt_p, whole genome shotgun sequence genomic window carries:
- the LOC103697569 gene encoding stem-specific protein TSJT1-like isoform X1, with the protein MLAVFDRSVAKSPEGLRSPAAEDGGGGGVRPLLEHFAAAHEGAVTIHLGSSAGALAFSDEKQNPFLPRLFTVMNDIFCLFQGHIENIALLKQQYGLGKTANEAIIVIEAYRTLRDRGPFPASQVVRDLNGKFAFVLFDISSKCTFIAADADGSVPFFWGTDSEDHLVLSDDVEIVKKGCGKSYAPFPKGCFFTTSGGLQSFEHPLNEVKAMPRVDSEGQICGATYKVDVEAKKETGMPRVGSSANWSSQY; encoded by the exons ATGCTGGCGGTATTCGATCGGTCGGTGGCGAAGAGCCCGGAGGGTCTGCGGAGCCCGGCGGCGGAGGATGGTGGTGGGGGAGGGGTGCGCCCTTTACTGGAGCACTTCGCGGCGGCGCATGAGGGAGCGGTGACCATACACCTCGGTTCCTCTGCCGGCGCTTTGGCCTTCTCCGATGAGAAGCAGAACCCCTTCCTCCCGAG ATTGTTTACTGTCATGAATGACATATTTTGCTTGTTCCAAGGACATATTGAGAACATTGCTCTTTTGAAGCAACAGTATGGACTGGGAAAGACTGCCAATGAAGCAATCATCGTAATAGAAGCATACAGAACATTAAGAGACAGAGGACCTTTCCCTGCAAGCCAGGTTGTGAGAGATCTGAATGGGAAATTTGCATTTGTTCTGTTTGACATCTCATCAAAATGTACCTTCATAGCTGCT GATGCTGATGGGAGTGTTCCATTCTTCTGGGGAACTGATTCCGAAGATCATCTTGTACTTTCTGATGATGTGGAGATTGTCAAGAAAGGCTGTGGGAAATCATATGCACCATTTCCTAAAG GTTGCTTCTTTACAACTTCAGGGGGATTGCAGAGTTTTGAGCACCCTTTGAATGAGGTCAAGGCAATGCCAAGGGTTGACAGTGAAGGTCAAATCTGTGGGGCTACCTACAAGGTTGAtgttgaagctaagaaggagaCTGGAATGCCCAGGGTTGGCAGTTCTGCGAATTGGTCTTCTCAGTATTAA
- the LOC103697569 gene encoding stem-specific protein TSJT1-like isoform X2: protein MLAVFDRSVAKSPEGLRSPAAEDGGGGGVRPLLEHFAAAHEGAVTIHLGSSAGALAFSDEKQNPFLPRLFTVMNDIFCLFQGHIENIALLKQQYGLGKTANEAIIVIEAYRTLRDRGPFPASQDADGSVPFFWGTDSEDHLVLSDDVEIVKKGCGKSYAPFPKGCFFTTSGGLQSFEHPLNEVKAMPRVDSEGQICGATYKVDVEAKKETGMPRVGSSANWSSQY, encoded by the exons ATGCTGGCGGTATTCGATCGGTCGGTGGCGAAGAGCCCGGAGGGTCTGCGGAGCCCGGCGGCGGAGGATGGTGGTGGGGGAGGGGTGCGCCCTTTACTGGAGCACTTCGCGGCGGCGCATGAGGGAGCGGTGACCATACACCTCGGTTCCTCTGCCGGCGCTTTGGCCTTCTCCGATGAGAAGCAGAACCCCTTCCTCCCGAG ATTGTTTACTGTCATGAATGACATATTTTGCTTGTTCCAAGGACATATTGAGAACATTGCTCTTTTGAAGCAACAGTATGGACTGGGAAAGACTGCCAATGAAGCAATCATCGTAATAGAAGCATACAGAACATTAAGAGACAGAGGACCTTTCCCTGCAAGCCAG GATGCTGATGGGAGTGTTCCATTCTTCTGGGGAACTGATTCCGAAGATCATCTTGTACTTTCTGATGATGTGGAGATTGTCAAGAAAGGCTGTGGGAAATCATATGCACCATTTCCTAAAG GTTGCTTCTTTACAACTTCAGGGGGATTGCAGAGTTTTGAGCACCCTTTGAATGAGGTCAAGGCAATGCCAAGGGTTGACAGTGAAGGTCAAATCTGTGGGGCTACCTACAAGGTTGAtgttgaagctaagaaggagaCTGGAATGCCCAGGGTTGGCAGTTCTGCGAATTGGTCTTCTCAGTATTAA